One Kitasatospora sp. NBC_01287 DNA window includes the following coding sequences:
- a CDS encoding SGNH/GDSL hydrolase family protein, with product MSPSPADRGEGARTAAATAADALTDAWQHLAAAQAAVLAALAARQQPELAYALSKFTTSVRDFHRAVDSAVHDLADQQIPALYEQGATTAAATLGRPFTWTSSHQHALRDLTTDTYTDLLRRSQETVRQAGAFYRASRAAARQHIPTTLTGRTALQAAKALADQLAAAHPLDRVVYRNGARVPIRAWAEAATLARTAVAYNAGTLAVAREHGVQFVEVFDGFDCGWTSHPDPDKAVRTLRTVEAAAEWPIAHPRCTRGFGLRPDADEDGVR from the coding sequence ATGAGCCCCAGCCCTGCCGACCGCGGCGAAGGCGCCCGCACCGCCGCAGCCACGGCCGCCGACGCCCTCACCGACGCCTGGCAGCACCTCGCCGCCGCGCAGGCCGCCGTCCTCGCCGCCCTCGCGGCTCGGCAGCAGCCGGAACTCGCCTACGCCCTGTCCAAGTTCACCACCTCGGTCCGGGACTTCCACCGGGCTGTGGACAGTGCCGTGCACGACCTCGCCGACCAGCAGATCCCCGCCCTGTACGAGCAGGGCGCCACCACAGCCGCAGCCACCCTCGGCCGCCCCTTCACCTGGACCTCCAGCCACCAGCACGCCCTGCGCGACCTCACCACCGACACCTACACCGACCTGCTGCGCCGCTCCCAGGAGACCGTCCGCCAAGCCGGCGCGTTCTACCGGGCATCCCGAGCCGCCGCCCGTCAGCACATCCCAACCACCCTCACCGGCCGCACTGCCCTCCAAGCGGCCAAGGCCCTGGCCGACCAGCTCGCCGCCGCCCACCCCCTCGACCGGGTCGTCTACCGCAACGGCGCTCGAGTTCCTATCCGGGCCTGGGCCGAGGCCGCGACCCTGGCCCGCACGGCCGTCGCCTACAACGCGGGCACCCTCGCGGTGGCCCGCGAACACGGTGTCCAATTCGTTGAGGTGTTCGACGGCTTCGACTGCGGCTGGACCAGCCACCCTGACCCCGACAAGGCCGTCCGCACCCTGCGCACCGTCGAGGCCGCCGCCGAGTGGCCCATCGCTCACCCACGCTGCACCCGTGGGTTCGGCCTGCGGCCTGACGCCGACGAAGACGGTGTCAGGTGA
- a CDS encoding DUF397 domain-containing protein has translation MEIFNGMAADTIKAKGQWQKAKRSVGTGSCVELRSLDDGAVAVRNSRHPGGPALVFTRAEIDALLDGARNGEFDHLAV, from the coding sequence ATGGAGATCTTCAACGGCATGGCGGCGGACACCATCAAGGCGAAGGGCCAGTGGCAGAAGGCCAAGCGCAGTGTGGGCACCGGGTCTTGCGTAGAGTTGCGCTCGCTGGACGACGGTGCGGTGGCGGTCCGCAACAGCCGACACCCGGGCGGGCCGGCTCTGGTGTTCACCCGCGCCGAGATCGACGCCCTGTTGGACGGTGCCCGCAACGGGGAATTCGATCATCTGGCGGTTTGA